The following are encoded in a window of Candidatus Zixiibacteriota bacterium genomic DNA:
- a CDS encoding DUF2087 domain-containing protein — translation MNYSEGIIKNTEFFTTSELADKLKMNVQVITRKVQAGEIRAYKIGKEWRIPEPSVYEWLESNANTGAGPSSPRITGNGRVRPGQPARRATPTEKRRHLLEYILAQVEPNRLYSEKELDRLISRHVDDCASVRRELLERRMIEMDNGQYRRRNGYRLAE, via the coding sequence TTGAACTACAGCGAAGGTATCATCAAGAACACGGAGTTCTTTACCACATCGGAGCTGGCCGACAAACTCAAGATGAACGTGCAGGTCATCACCCGCAAAGTGCAGGCAGGCGAGATAAGAGCGTATAAAATCGGCAAAGAGTGGCGTATACCGGAACCCTCCGTCTATGAGTGGCTGGAATCGAACGCCAATACCGGCGCCGGCCCGTCCTCACCACGCATCACCGGCAACGGCCGTGTCCGGCCTGGGCAGCCTGCACGCCGCGCGACACCCACGGAAAAGCGTCGCCACCTGCTCGAGTATATATTGGCGCAGGTAGAGCCTAACCGGCTTTACAGCGAAAAGGAACTGGACCGGCTGATCAGCCGGCATGTCGATGACTGCGCCTCGGTGCGGCGCGAGCTGCTCGAGCGGCGAATGATCGAGATGGACAACGGGCAGTACCGTCGCCGCAATGGCTACCGCCTGGCCGAGTGA
- a CDS encoding EamA family transporter: MNTLVYSVLCLIWGSTWLAIKIGLSQAPPLTTASLRFLLASLTLSCISLVRRHTYPGSLRELLRLGYPGIYMFGLSYALVYLGQLYVNSATAAVLFASFPFFIAALNWWLNRSERLSPRGWLGMVLGFGGVVAISYDSLQTSGDIFLGSLAVLAAALVSAYGVVLHKKRFGDVNIVVAANVQMISGGILLLIAACLAESWADFHVTAKAVGSIIYLALGGSVVAFLGYFWLVKRMRLTVVSLIAFITPLVAILIGVLVAEESITAMESAGAGLILCGVLLVIRA; the protein is encoded by the coding sequence GTGAACACCCTGGTCTACTCTGTGCTCTGCCTGATCTGGGGGTCCACGTGGCTGGCCATAAAAATCGGACTTTCCCAGGCTCCGCCTCTTACGACCGCGTCGCTACGGTTCCTGCTCGCCTCGCTGACCCTGTCATGTATCAGTCTGGTCCGACGGCATACTTACCCCGGAAGCCTACGTGAACTACTCCGTCTCGGCTACCCCGGCATCTACATGTTCGGACTGAGCTACGCCCTGGTCTATCTCGGGCAACTGTATGTCAATTCCGCCACGGCGGCCGTGTTGTTTGCATCGTTCCCTTTCTTCATTGCGGCTCTGAACTGGTGGCTGAACCGCTCGGAGAGACTGAGCCCGCGAGGCTGGCTAGGGATGGTGCTTGGGTTTGGCGGCGTAGTAGCGATTTCCTATGATTCGCTGCAAACTTCGGGCGACATTTTTCTCGGTTCGCTGGCAGTACTAGCGGCGGCACTGGTGTCGGCTTACGGTGTCGTGCTGCACAAGAAGAGGTTTGGCGATGTCAACATCGTGGTGGCGGCCAACGTGCAGATGATATCCGGCGGCATTCTGCTGCTGATCGCCGCCTGCCTCGCGGAAAGTTGGGCTGATTTTCATGTTACCGCCAAGGCGGTCGGCTCGATAATCTACCTCGCACTGGGAGGTTCGGTTGTCGCGTTTCTTGGATACTTCTGGCTGGTTAAGAGAATGCGCCTTACTGTCGTCTCGCTGATAGCGTTTATCACGCCGTTGGTGGCGATCCTGATCGGAGTGCTGGTCGCCGAGGAGTCCATAACCGCGATGGAATCCGCCGGAGCGGGATTGATCCTTTGTGGCGTTTTGTTGGTGATTCGAGCGTAG
- a CDS encoding (Fe-S)-binding protein yields MSKDEITIRDFCRRTGQLVELDPGHFLLLPPPYDKLDIQPKFTRLSEENRKKLESDLDGVSALKFPRPQNEDEKRVLVEKFLSGLKKLFDRQENWTFMQPLFLTMEFCAKCQTCAAACPIYNESGRLDIYRPTFRSDILRRLYKKYVKTGGQFFAKLSGNDIDASWTMIARLMELSYRCTVCRRCAQSCPIGVDNGLVTRELRKIFSQEMGITVEPLHAKGSVNQLRTGSSTGMSRTPFLDNVEFLEEEVEERTGMKFKWPMDKAGADILLIHNAGEFLAWPENPEAFAIILEAAGISYTLSSDLCAYDGVNYGVWYDDVQFAKVALQHAEVARRLGVKKIVIGECGHAHKALTVIADRVFTGEHNIPRESSMTLLHEIIKSGRLKLDASRNDDMTTTLHDPCNLVRLMGVVEPQREVLRAVSNRFREMEPHGVNNYCCGGGSGFAITKDLNFPDFRNQISSRTKLRQILDVFQDIIEPEHKKYVCAPCSNCKGAMRDMFAAYGLFERCNILYGGLVELVVNAMVDIDKPFIEWEWH; encoded by the coding sequence ATGAGTAAAGACGAGATCACCATCAGGGACTTCTGCCGCCGGACCGGGCAACTAGTCGAACTTGACCCCGGACACTTTCTGCTGCTCCCTCCGCCCTATGATAAGCTCGATATTCAGCCGAAGTTTACTCGGTTGTCCGAGGAAAACCGGAAAAAGCTCGAGAGCGATCTGGATGGCGTCAGTGCTCTCAAGTTTCCACGCCCGCAAAATGAGGACGAGAAGCGGGTGCTGGTGGAGAAGTTTCTCTCCGGCCTCAAGAAGCTCTTTGATCGCCAGGAAAACTGGACCTTTATGCAGCCGCTGTTTCTGACCATGGAGTTCTGCGCCAAGTGTCAGACCTGTGCCGCGGCCTGCCCGATATACAACGAATCCGGCCGACTGGACATCTATCGCCCCACCTTCCGCTCCGATATCCTCAGGCGACTCTACAAGAAATATGTCAAGACCGGGGGGCAGTTTTTCGCGAAGCTCTCCGGCAACGATATCGATGCGTCGTGGACCATGATCGCCCGCCTGATGGAACTGAGCTATCGCTGCACGGTCTGCCGACGGTGCGCCCAGTCGTGTCCGATCGGTGTCGACAACGGCCTGGTGACTCGCGAGCTGCGCAAGATTTTCAGCCAGGAGATGGGTATCACGGTCGAACCGCTGCACGCCAAGGGATCGGTGAACCAACTCCGGACCGGCTCCAGCACCGGTATGTCGCGGACGCCGTTTCTCGACAATGTCGAGTTTCTCGAGGAGGAGGTCGAGGAACGCACCGGCATGAAGTTCAAATGGCCGATGGACAAAGCCGGCGCCGACATTCTGCTCATCCACAATGCGGGTGAATTTCTCGCCTGGCCGGAGAATCCCGAAGCTTTTGCGATTATTCTCGAGGCGGCCGGTATCAGCTACACACTGTCGAGTGATTTGTGCGCCTACGACGGGGTCAATTACGGCGTCTGGTACGACGATGTGCAGTTCGCCAAGGTCGCGCTTCAGCATGCCGAGGTTGCGCGACGGCTGGGAGTAAAGAAGATCGTTATCGGCGAATGCGGCCACGCCCACAAGGCGCTGACCGTTATCGCCGACCGGGTGTTCACCGGCGAGCATAACATCCCGCGTGAGAGCTCGATGACACTGCTGCATGAGATCATCAAGAGCGGGCGCCTAAAACTGGATGCATCGCGGAATGATGATATGACCACAACGCTGCACGACCCGTGCAATTTGGTCCGACTGATGGGCGTCGTCGAGCCGCAGCGAGAGGTGCTTCGCGCGGTCAGTAACCGTTTTCGCGAGATGGAACCGCACGGCGTGAACAACTACTGCTGCGGCGGCGGGAGCGGTTTTGCCATAACCAAGGACCTGAACTTTCCGGATTTCCGTAACCAGATATCGAGCCGCACCAAACTTCGGCAGATACTCGACGTGTTTCAGGACATCATCGAACCGGAGCACAAAAAATATGTCTGCGCGCCCTGCTCGAATTGCAAGGGGGCGATGCGCGACATGTTTGCCGCGTACGGTCTGTTCGAGCGCTGCAATATCCTGTACGGCGGGCTGGTGGAACTGGTGGTCAACGCCATGGTCGATATTGACAAGCCGTTCATCGAGTGGGAATGGCATTAG
- a CDS encoding respiratory nitrate reductase subunit gamma has protein sequence MNALQLAGYVAVVFFAVSLAAKMIKIARMPIHIRWDLYPIPHEKRKGAYGGSYFEEVDWWTKPSNFSRLAEIKAMAAEILFVQSLFHHNRSLWYASFPFHFGLYCLVVFMALLLMGAILGAVGIDIASGSAGLVGPGVHYLTLVTGSAGWILGAIGAVGLLAARTFGNELRKASVRSDYFNLIFLLAIFVAGLVAWLTVDPGYTHMRGFVQYMITFQPAPALPGSVTALGWIVIALLFYSPFTHMTHMFGKYFTYHTVRWEDHPNIRGSKIEKAVTEALGYKLSWAAPHIKKGTWAEAATDWEKQGNE, from the coding sequence ATGAACGCTTTGCAACTGGCAGGCTATGTCGCGGTCGTATTTTTTGCCGTCTCGTTGGCGGCCAAAATGATCAAGATCGCGCGGATGCCTATTCACATCCGCTGGGATCTTTATCCCATTCCCCATGAAAAGCGAAAAGGGGCGTACGGCGGCTCCTACTTCGAGGAAGTTGACTGGTGGACCAAACCCAGCAATTTTTCGCGGCTCGCCGAGATTAAGGCGATGGCCGCTGAGATCTTGTTCGTGCAGTCGCTTTTCCACCACAACCGGAGCCTCTGGTACGCGTCGTTTCCGTTTCATTTCGGCCTCTACTGCCTGGTAGTATTCATGGCGCTCCTGTTGATGGGGGCGATACTGGGCGCAGTCGGAATTGACATTGCATCGGGTTCAGCTGGTTTGGTGGGCCCGGGCGTACACTATCTCACGTTGGTTACCGGCTCGGCCGGCTGGATACTGGGAGCGATCGGCGCGGTGGGACTGCTGGCAGCGAGAACTTTTGGGAACGAACTAAGGAAAGCGTCGGTTCGCAGCGATTATTTCAACCTGATCTTCCTGCTGGCGATCTTTGTCGCCGGCCTGGTGGCCTGGCTGACAGTCGATCCCGGCTATACGCACATGCGCGGCTTTGTCCAATACATGATTACTTTTCAGCCGGCGCCGGCGTTGCCGGGATCGGTAACGGCGTTGGGATGGATTGTAATCGCTCTGCTGTTCTATTCCCCGTTTACACACATGACTCACATGTTTGGCAAGTACTTTACGTATCACACGGTCCGCTGGGAAGATCATCCGAACATCCGGGGCAGCAAGATAGAAAAGGCGGTCACCGAGGCACTCGGCTACAAGCTCTCGTGGGCGGCACCTCACATCAAGAAAGGCACCTGGGCCGAGGCGGCAACCGACTGGGAGAAACAAGGCAATGAGTAA
- a CDS encoding C1 family peptidase, with translation MSKLNLSILIIALAITIPAYAFAEPYGSISEDLIARFEKDIGDDPSLTPIVNAATNNDLRDISLNRELIRSHNSQFNFELKGTKIIDQKSSGRCWMFAGANVVTPRVMTKLKLSDFGLSQAYLAFWDKLEKSNLLLEKMIELRARDINDRSLQMWLEDPVGDGGWWQYFEALIQKYGVVPASAMPETKQSSSTARTTELLSTLLRKATAEIRRMHQSGKKESDLRRYKEQALADVYRLLVCAYGRPPKEFVFRYEESKKDSSVLGLSVDSAAQADTTKGKDTSETKVLVDHTYTPHTFYQEFYGDMSGEYVALSHNPAMKDRTLYQLSGGRNVFERTDLQVLNMPIEVLKDYAFKMIRDSQIVWFACDVGRDNYRDSGMFAAGIWDYGISLGIDFATTKADRISYHDTSPNHAMVLLAVDTTESGRPRKWKVENSWGSGQGSGGYWTMYDSWFDENVLLVIVDRELLSTEDAALFAQKPVMVEDWQPFFRALTRLR, from the coding sequence ATGTCCAAGCTGAATCTGTCGATATTGATTATCGCGCTCGCGATAACCATACCTGCGTACGCATTCGCCGAGCCATACGGCTCGATCAGCGAGGATCTTATTGCACGGTTTGAAAAGGATATCGGCGACGATCCCTCGCTCACCCCCATTGTCAACGCCGCCACCAACAACGACCTGCGCGACATCTCTCTGAATCGTGAACTGATCCGCTCACACAACAGCCAGTTCAATTTTGAGCTCAAGGGAACCAAGATAATTGATCAGAAAAGCAGCGGCCGATGCTGGATGTTCGCCGGCGCCAACGTGGTTACGCCGCGGGTGATGACCAAACTGAAGTTGTCTGATTTCGGTCTGTCTCAGGCGTATCTCGCCTTCTGGGATAAGCTGGAGAAAAGTAATCTACTCCTTGAGAAGATGATCGAGCTGCGCGCACGCGATATCAACGATCGCTCGCTCCAGATGTGGCTGGAAGATCCGGTGGGCGACGGCGGCTGGTGGCAGTATTTCGAGGCGCTCATACAGAAGTACGGCGTGGTGCCGGCGTCGGCGATGCCCGAAACCAAACAGTCCTCATCGACCGCTCGCACTACCGAACTGCTCAGCACGCTTCTGCGTAAGGCAACCGCCGAAATCAGGCGCATGCACCAATCCGGCAAGAAAGAGTCGGACCTAAGGCGATACAAAGAGCAGGCGCTCGCCGACGTGTACCGTTTGCTCGTTTGCGCCTACGGCCGCCCGCCAAAAGAGTTCGTATTTCGTTACGAGGAATCGAAGAAGGACAGCTCCGTACTCGGGCTATCAGTCGATTCCGCAGCGCAAGCGGATACAACCAAAGGCAAAGATACCAGCGAGACCAAAGTACTGGTCGACCACACCTATACACCGCATACGTTCTATCAGGAGTTCTACGGCGATATGTCCGGAGAGTACGTCGCACTGTCTCATAATCCGGCCATGAAAGATCGCACACTGTACCAGTTGTCCGGCGGGCGCAACGTTTTCGAGCGGACCGATCTCCAGGTTTTGAACATGCCGATCGAGGTGCTGAAGGACTACGCTTTCAAGATGATTCGCGACAGCCAGATCGTCTGGTTCGCTTGCGATGTCGGCCGTGACAACTACCGCGACAGCGGCATGTTTGCCGCCGGCATCTGGGACTACGGCATCTCGCTCGGAATCGATTTTGCCACGACCAAGGCGGACCGGATCAGCTATCATGATACGTCGCCCAATCACGCTATGGTGCTCCTGGCGGTGGATACTACTGAATCGGGCCGTCCCCGAAAATGGAAAGTGGAAAACTCGTGGGGATCCGGCCAGGGCAGCGGCGGCTATTGGACCATGTACGATTCCTGGTTTGATGAGAACGTGCTGCTTGTAATTGTGGACCGCGAATTGCTGAGTACCGAAGATGCCGCTCTGTTCGCCCAGAAACCGGTGATGGTCGAGGACTGGCAACCGTTTTTCCGGGCCCTGACGCGGTTGCGGTAA